One segment of Anatilimnocola aggregata DNA contains the following:
- a CDS encoding DUF1501 domain-containing protein produces MRCKYACGTMEHALSRRGFLQSTVAAASVAAGSWGGGLIQPAIAEQLASSQKRVLNIFLHGGVSQLETWDPKPNTDTGGPFRAIPTSVPGVHISELLPHTAQVMNHLAIIRGVNTRNGDHGKGQVEMTTGRNRIPGTDYPHFGAVSAKVLTPEQFPLPGHVLIHGGGNGNSQSAYLGPKYASVSLSDGKAPQNSERLASVTEAAEARRNQFRQLASDRFASRRRTADTDAYTSSYEQARQLMQRRDVFDVTKESAADQERYGKHEFGQHMLLARRLLEQGVPFVQVNHSNYDTHFENFDFHIEQLGEFDKPFATLVGDLADRGLMKDTLIVVMSEFGRTPKINKNYGRDHWGNAWSVCVGGAGIQSGAVIGKTNDNGTAVTDREVDHGHLFHTYMRAVGVDSKLEFNIGGRKFPIADPAKGPIAELLA; encoded by the coding sequence ATGCGATGCAAATATGCTTGCGGCACGATGGAACATGCCCTTTCTCGCCGGGGCTTTTTGCAATCGACGGTGGCCGCAGCGAGTGTCGCAGCCGGCAGTTGGGGTGGCGGACTCATCCAGCCCGCCATTGCCGAACAATTGGCGAGTTCACAGAAGCGGGTGTTGAACATCTTCTTGCACGGCGGTGTAAGCCAACTTGAAACGTGGGATCCGAAACCGAACACCGATACGGGCGGCCCTTTCCGCGCTATTCCTACCTCGGTGCCCGGTGTTCACATTAGCGAACTCTTGCCTCATACCGCCCAGGTGATGAACCACTTGGCGATCATTCGCGGCGTGAACACGCGTAACGGCGATCACGGCAAAGGTCAGGTCGAAATGACCACCGGTCGCAATCGCATTCCCGGCACCGACTATCCGCACTTTGGGGCTGTGAGCGCCAAGGTTCTCACGCCCGAGCAATTCCCGCTGCCAGGGCATGTGCTCATTCATGGGGGTGGCAATGGCAATAGTCAATCGGCCTATCTCGGGCCAAAGTATGCCAGCGTGTCCCTTTCAGACGGCAAAGCGCCACAGAACTCCGAGCGGCTCGCCAGCGTGACGGAAGCGGCGGAAGCACGCCGAAATCAATTCAGGCAGTTGGCCAGCGACCGATTTGCTTCCCGTCGTCGCACCGCCGATACCGACGCTTACACATCGTCTTACGAACAGGCGCGCCAACTAATGCAGCGGCGCGATGTCTTCGACGTGACCAAGGAATCAGCTGCAGACCAGGAGCGGTACGGCAAGCATGAGTTCGGCCAACACATGCTCCTCGCCCGCCGACTGCTCGAGCAGGGCGTCCCCTTTGTGCAAGTGAATCACTCGAATTACGACACGCACTTCGAAAACTTTGATTTCCATATTGAACAGTTGGGCGAGTTCGACAAGCCTTTCGCGACCCTGGTCGGTGACCTGGCCGATCGCGGACTGATGAAAGATACGCTAATCGTCGTGATGAGCGAATTCGGTCGCACTCCCAAGATCAACAAGAACTATGGTCGCGATCACTGGGGCAATGCGTGGAGCGTGTGCGTAGGCGGAGCGGGCATTCAGTCGGGAGCGGTTATCGGCAAGACCAACGACAACGGCACTGCCGTGACGGATCGCGAAGTCGATCACGGGCACCTCTTTCACACCTACATGCGTGCTGTCGGTGTCGACTCGAAACTGGAGTTCAACATCGGTGGTCGCAAGTTCCCGATCGCCGATCCCGCCAAGGGCCCCATCGCGGAGTTGCTCGCATGA
- a CDS encoding WD40 repeat domain-containing protein: protein MTQSEAKAEEKKEDKKPDAKPAEVKPAEATVTGVDPAKTHEISKWKHSRPLTACRFDPTGKFAFTGAEDNTIQRWDLATGTMTSLAGGHDSWVRAIGFSPDGQQVYTGGYDGRLIWWPTTAEKPEPIRKIDVAHNGWLRALAVSPDGKTIATCGNDNLIKLWDAADGKPLGELAGHQSHVYNVAFHPALPALVSCDLKGTVKQWDLTEKKHVRDFAVATPLHKYDTTFRADLGGARSIAFSTDGKLLALGGITNVTNAFAGIGNPALVVFDFETAQISKTHVAKEPVNGTAWGVRYHPNGYWIGLSGGGGGGFLYCWKPDAVNEFFKLKLPDFGRDLDLHVDHKRLAVACFDQHLRLMGLFAKG, encoded by the coding sequence ATGACCCAGTCAGAGGCCAAGGCCGAAGAGAAAAAAGAAGACAAGAAACCCGACGCTAAGCCGGCAGAAGTCAAGCCCGCTGAGGCGACAGTTACCGGCGTCGATCCAGCCAAGACGCACGAAATCTCGAAGTGGAAACACTCTCGGCCGCTGACAGCCTGCCGGTTCGATCCCACGGGCAAGTTTGCGTTCACCGGGGCCGAAGACAACACCATTCAACGGTGGGATCTGGCAACAGGGACGATGACCTCGCTAGCCGGTGGTCACGATAGTTGGGTGCGGGCGATTGGGTTTTCGCCGGATGGTCAACAGGTTTATACCGGTGGGTATGATGGCCGCCTTATCTGGTGGCCCACGACCGCAGAGAAGCCGGAACCGATCCGCAAGATCGATGTCGCCCATAACGGCTGGTTGCGGGCTCTCGCTGTCAGTCCCGACGGCAAGACGATTGCCACTTGTGGCAACGATAACCTGATAAAGCTATGGGATGCAGCTGACGGAAAGCCGCTCGGTGAATTGGCCGGCCATCAGTCGCACGTCTACAACGTCGCCTTTCATCCCGCGCTCCCCGCACTCGTGTCGTGCGATTTGAAAGGAACCGTCAAGCAGTGGGATCTGACGGAGAAGAAGCACGTTCGCGACTTTGCCGTCGCCACGCCTCTGCATAAGTACGATACTACCTTCCGGGCCGATCTCGGCGGAGCCCGTAGCATTGCCTTCTCGACCGACGGCAAACTCCTGGCGCTGGGCGGCATCACCAATGTCACCAACGCGTTTGCGGGAATTGGCAATCCTGCCTTGGTAGTGTTTGATTTCGAGACCGCGCAGATCTCAAAGACCCACGTGGCCAAGGAACCGGTCAACGGTACTGCTTGGGGTGTCCGCTATCACCCAAACGGGTATTGGATTGGCCTATCGGGCGGCGGCGGTGGTGGTTTCCTTTACTGCTGGAAACCTGATGCGGTCAATGAGTTCTTCAAACTCAAGCTACCCGATTTCGGTCGCGATCTTGATCTGCATGTCGACCACAAACGGCTGGCCGTCGCTTGTTTCGACCAGCATCTGCGGCTGATGGGACTCTTTGCCAAGGGCTGA